In Fibrobacter sp. UWH4, a single genomic region encodes these proteins:
- a CDS encoding M6 family metalloprotease domain-containing protein, with translation MKKVLFVYIVAACALVSQVSARPAAPGFQTISNKDGSSVSIRHFGDEHYHYAETSDGYLVMGNGDGSYVYVGEDGLASDVIAKNVADRTPEEKTFLNGLNQEAVRQKHQELNGDRFPEEEGLNENENFSHVPLMSYNQDGVSAVMLRRPTSEKWTTGERWFPVLLIGTTDKNYGDSAAFYDFLNKPGYNVNNNIGSLRDYFLYVSDSLFSPHFDVYPIQLNKALTDYGSGDNFKEGQFTAEGLTELAKRADFQANAKKYCMKNSNVDGFIFLFPGMEEDALKQSQIFWGHQFWMQSNGSSSGWYPSAYKAGGYTFDKYLFIAQYADGSRNSKINKMGIFAHEFSHVMGLNDHYGKDANKQQVNGPGAYDIMSLGMYNGTSYNEGNAPMGYSAYEKEIMGWLKLTELEADQVYSLRKLSEMQAYSVTNPNQNDEYYIVEYRPAESYDSYIKNSISWNQRGNGVYVWYIDYDKTICVTNNNANGDINHQRVALKSVLAAKGYYVDFTYVNKNGTSSVPGVYNIVLDGDDRACFTTSQEISLTACPEESSSSVASSSSEVNSSGTEVESSSSEESSSSQVEAGSSSSEMLESSSSETMGFAANVGAAPQVQMVLDGDLLYVQTEVAGLKELRLFDLQGHLLHSEKFSGNSTSLEIGKFSHGKYIVRLSVGNKLVAVKRI, from the coding sequence ATGAAAAAGGTGCTTTTTGTATATATAGTGGCGGCGTGCGCTCTGGTCTCGCAGGTGAGTGCTCGTCCGGCTGCTCCGGGATTCCAGACTATTTCCAACAAAGACGGTAGCTCCGTTTCGATTCGCCATTTTGGCGATGAACATTACCATTATGCCGAAACATCTGACGGCTACCTGGTTATGGGCAATGGCGATGGCAGCTATGTGTACGTGGGCGAAGATGGCTTGGCGAGCGACGTTATTGCCAAGAATGTCGCTGATCGCACTCCCGAAGAAAAGACTTTCTTGAACGGTTTAAACCAGGAGGCGGTTCGTCAGAAGCACCAAGAACTGAATGGGGACCGATTTCCCGAGGAAGAAGGACTGAACGAAAACGAGAATTTTAGCCATGTTCCCCTGATGTCGTACAATCAGGATGGAGTATCGGCGGTGATGCTCCGTCGTCCGACTTCGGAAAAATGGACGACTGGGGAACGTTGGTTCCCGGTACTCTTGATAGGGACTACCGATAAAAATTATGGCGATTCGGCGGCGTTCTATGATTTTTTGAATAAGCCGGGCTACAACGTCAACAACAACATCGGAAGCCTGCGAGATTATTTCTTGTATGTGTCGGATAGCCTATTTTCGCCGCATTTCGACGTGTACCCGATCCAGCTCAATAAGGCGTTGACGGACTATGGCTCCGGCGACAACTTTAAGGAAGGCCAGTTTACTGCGGAAGGCCTTACGGAGTTGGCGAAACGCGCTGATTTCCAGGCGAACGCAAAAAAATATTGCATGAAAAATTCTAATGTCGACGGGTTTATATTCCTTTTCCCTGGCATGGAAGAAGACGCTCTCAAGCAGAGTCAAATCTTTTGGGGACACCAGTTCTGGATGCAGAGCAACGGGTCGTCATCTGGCTGGTATCCGTCGGCATACAAGGCGGGTGGCTATACCTTTGACAAATACTTGTTTATTGCCCAATATGCAGATGGTTCAAGGAATTCCAAAATCAATAAGATGGGAATTTTTGCCCATGAATTTAGCCATGTAATGGGTTTAAACGATCATTATGGTAAGGATGCGAATAAGCAGCAGGTTAATGGTCCGGGGGCATACGATATTATGTCGCTTGGCATGTATAACGGAACTTCGTATAACGAAGGCAATGCGCCAATGGGGTATTCCGCGTACGAAAAAGAAATTATGGGTTGGCTGAAACTGACTGAGTTAGAAGCCGACCAAGTTTACTCCCTCAGAAAATTGAGCGAGATGCAGGCGTATTCTGTCACGAACCCGAACCAGAATGATGAATATTACATTGTCGAATACCGTCCGGCGGAATCTTACGACTCGTATATAAAGAATTCGATCAGTTGGAACCAACGCGGAAATGGCGTGTATGTGTGGTATATCGATTACGATAAAACGATTTGTGTGACGAACAATAATGCAAATGGCGATATCAATCACCAACGTGTAGCGCTCAAGTCGGTGCTTGCGGCTAAAGGTTACTATGTGGACTTTACTTATGTGAATAAGAACGGAACGTCTTCTGTGCCGGGCGTTTACAATATTGTGCTCGATGGCGACGACAGGGCGTGCTTTACGACTTCGCAGGAAATCTCTTTGACGGCATGTCCCGAAGAATCAAGTTCTTCTGTCGCAAGTTCCAGCAGCGAGGTTAATAGTTCCGGCACCGAGGTCGAAAGTTCTAGCAGCGAGGAATCGAGTTCTAGTCAGGTCGAGGCGGGATCTTCTTCTAGTGAAATGCTGGAATCCAGCTCGTCCGAGACGATGGGCTTTGCCGCAAATGTCGGCGCTGCGCCGCAAGTCCAGATGGTTCTTGACGGCGACTTGCTCTACGTGCAGACCGAAGTGGCTGGCCTCAAGGAATTGCGGCTGTTCGATCTGCAGGGACATCTGCTCCATTCGGAAAAATTTTCCGGGAATTCGACTAGTCTTGAAATTGGAAAATTCAGCCACGGAAAATATATCGTGCGGCTGAGCGTGGGTAACAAGCTTGTTGCCGTGAAAAGAATCTAA
- a CDS encoding pseudouridine synthase gives MSTVILFNKPFGVLSQFTPESGHAALDTFGFPPGVYAAGRLDHDSEGALLLTDNGKLIKKLLDPKFEHPRTYLAQVDGQITEEAVRKLARGVDIKGYHTKPCKAEMAEEPDWLWPRNPPVRFRANIPTSWVRLMLIEGKNRQVRHMTAAVGFPTLRLIRVQIGKIPLGDLQPGEWKIVTDKVI, from the coding sequence ATGTCCACGGTTATCTTATTCAACAAGCCTTTCGGCGTTTTAAGCCAGTTTACGCCGGAATCGGGCCATGCGGCGCTCGACACGTTCGGGTTTCCGCCGGGTGTTTATGCGGCGGGGCGTCTGGACCATGACAGCGAAGGCGCGCTCTTGCTGACGGATAATGGCAAGCTGATTAAGAAACTGCTGGATCCGAAGTTTGAGCACCCGCGAACCTACTTGGCGCAAGTGGATGGTCAAATTACCGAAGAGGCGGTGCGCAAGCTTGCCAGGGGTGTCGATATCAAGGGTTATCACACCAAGCCCTGCAAGGCTGAAATGGCGGAAGAACCGGACTGGCTTTGGCCCCGTAATCCGCCGGTGCGTTTCAGGGCGAATATTCCCACCAGCTGGGTACGCCTTATGCTCATCGAAGGCAAGAACCGCCAAGTGCGTCACATGACGGCGGCGGTGGGGTTCCCGACACTTCGCCTTATCCGCGTGCAGATAGGAAAAATTCCCCTGGGTGACTTGCAACCAGGGGAATGGAAAATTGTTACTGATAAAGTAATTTAG
- a CDS encoding TIGR02147 family protein, protein MAEKKPTKKIFEYLDYREFLKDYYNAKKEANPAFSLRVFSDRIGFKAKDFISRVMNGDKNLSNQSIPKVASGLRLGKHETEFFVALVKFNQAETTEERNTAFEEMQTTLKVVRFAEKQHLLGHAQYMVYSDWRHLTVRSLIGLFGFDGDFEALARRVHPHITADEAKKSVKLLEECQLIKKDDNGKYILTESAITTGDRTSKLALRGYHQQCLKLAADSIDRDPPGTRHISGLTLGISQEGYERIVERINAFRKEIALLAEEDEGSDKVFQLEFALFPVGGK, encoded by the coding sequence ATGGCCGAAAAGAAACCGACAAAAAAAATCTTCGAGTACCTGGATTACCGGGAATTCTTGAAGGATTACTACAACGCAAAGAAAGAGGCTAACCCCGCCTTTTCTCTCCGCGTATTTTCGGACAGGATCGGTTTCAAGGCAAAGGACTTTATCAGCCGCGTGATGAACGGCGACAAGAATCTGTCAAACCAAAGCATTCCAAAAGTTGCCTCGGGGCTGCGCCTCGGCAAACACGAAACGGAATTCTTCGTCGCGCTCGTCAAGTTCAACCAAGCCGAAACCACCGAAGAAAGGAACACCGCTTTCGAAGAAATGCAGACAACGCTTAAGGTTGTCCGTTTCGCCGAAAAGCAGCACCTGCTCGGGCACGCCCAGTACATGGTGTATTCGGATTGGCGTCACCTTACCGTCCGTAGCCTCATCGGACTATTCGGTTTTGACGGCGACTTCGAAGCGCTCGCCAGGCGGGTGCATCCGCATATCACCGCCGACGAGGCGAAAAAATCGGTAAAGTTGCTTGAAGAATGCCAGCTGATCAAGAAAGACGACAACGGCAAATACATCCTGACAGAAAGCGCCATTACTACCGGCGACCGGACCTCTAAACTTGCTCTCCGCGGCTACCACCAGCAATGCCTCAAGCTTGCCGCCGACTCTATCGACCGCGACCCTCCGGGCACGCGCCACATTTCGGGACTCACGCTCGGCATCAGCCAAGAAGGCTACGAACGCATTGTGGAACGCATCAACGCCTTCCGCAAAGAAATCGCGCTCCTCGCCGAAGAAGACGAAGGGAGCGATAAGGTTTTCCAGCTAGAATTCGCGTTATTCCCCGTCGGCGGGAAATAA
- a CDS encoding tol-pal system YbgF family protein: MFKATLKKLFLDGLRQLKPVHYIVLALILGLGIFNAVTGAMPYINQHRYERGIEKAFSKWWDNEGAEQFKAVGLEPTEKIRNEEFEQFRARALAQKPSYIVEDRIEIMKKDFREWWEIKGGKEAFAEEHKRYPSESDFRRELTKWINNYTDKFTRYNMAFVPKREQYGNLLTSWMLFPSVWSYLVFAVFFIFATVQLEKRWQWYILWGIVVGVTLCGGIFVSILTGTSFFDHYDGERYMGMSLTIAFLLGATAFAPRKDMISTTTSAVCFAGLFLDMAINWFVNPGIFGAVTILSPLLFGAGAFAGTKIETRRKNKRELKQDALNERARRVASRNPMAEMKAKTRATIEAGFASAKLGQFDQAQRQLTQAMTQLLQEHPVDGELVKSLAERMTSPTLYIEIMSNQWLEWGEIAKAKNSPEAAILLLKKGLSREKDKNFARRALYVLGETSITNKIEIEDGVKRLQKVIEMNGNDMMAKQAQKILDSIGK, encoded by the coding sequence ATGTTCAAAGCGACACTAAAGAAGCTGTTCCTTGATGGCCTCCGTCAACTCAAGCCCGTTCATTATATTGTCCTCGCCCTGATTCTAGGACTTGGGATATTCAACGCCGTCACAGGGGCAATGCCCTATATCAACCAACACCGCTACGAACGCGGGATTGAAAAGGCTTTCAGCAAATGGTGGGATAACGAAGGCGCCGAGCAGTTCAAGGCCGTCGGTCTGGAACCCACCGAAAAAATCCGCAACGAGGAATTCGAACAGTTCCGAGCGAGAGCGCTCGCCCAGAAGCCTTCCTATATCGTAGAAGACCGCATCGAAATCATGAAAAAGGATTTCCGCGAATGGTGGGAAATCAAGGGCGGTAAAGAGGCCTTTGCCGAAGAGCACAAGCGCTACCCCAGTGAATCGGATTTCCGTCGCGAACTGACGAAATGGATCAACAACTATACGGACAAGTTTACCCGCTACAATATGGCGTTCGTTCCCAAGAGGGAACAATACGGCAACCTGCTTACCAGCTGGATGCTTTTCCCGAGCGTGTGGAGCTACCTGGTTTTTGCCGTATTCTTTATCTTCGCCACCGTTCAACTGGAAAAGCGCTGGCAATGGTATATCTTGTGGGGAATCGTGGTCGGAGTAACCCTTTGCGGAGGAATCTTCGTTTCGATTCTTACGGGAACAAGCTTCTTTGATCACTATGATGGCGAACGCTACATGGGAATGAGCCTCACCATCGCCTTTCTACTCGGAGCAACTGCATTTGCTCCCCGCAAGGATATGATTTCGACGACAACTTCCGCAGTTTGCTTTGCGGGACTATTCCTAGACATGGCAATCAACTGGTTCGTGAACCCGGGAATCTTCGGGGCGGTCACCATTCTTTCGCCCCTTCTGTTCGGAGCAGGAGCTTTCGCCGGGACAAAGATTGAGACTCGCCGCAAGAACAAGCGAGAACTCAAACAGGATGCCCTCAACGAACGAGCACGTCGCGTCGCGAGCCGTAACCCGATGGCAGAAATGAAGGCGAAAACCCGCGCCACCATCGAGGCCGGATTTGCAAGCGCCAAACTCGGGCAATTCGACCAGGCTCAGCGTCAGCTGACCCAGGCGATGACCCAACTTTTGCAGGAACACCCTGTCGACGGGGAACTCGTAAAATCACTTGCCGAACGGATGACCAGCCCGACTCTCTACATTGAAATCATGAGCAACCAATGGCTGGAATGGGGCGAAATCGCCAAGGCGAAGAATTCCCCCGAGGCAGCCATCCTTCTTCTGAAGAAAGGCCTTTCGCGCGAAAAAGACAAGAACTTCGCCCGTCGCGCCCTTTACGTTCTAGGCGAGACAAGTATTACGAATAAAATAGAAATTGAAGACGGTGTTAAGCGTCTTCAAAAAGTAATCGAGATGAATGGCAATGATATGATGGCCAAACAGGCTCAGAAAATATTAGATAGTATAGGAAAATAA
- a CDS encoding NAD-dependent epimerase/dehydratase family protein has product MKILVTGAAGFIGSKLMFMLAERGDEVVGLDNINDYYDVRLKYGRLREGGIEQPGDNFAYGAMVQSTKYKNCRFVKMGIDDKEPLDKLFAEEKFDKVVNLAAQAGVRYSITNPYAYLQSNLVGFLNILEACRHNQVKYLVFASSSSVYGLNSKVPYSEDDKVDNPVSLYAASKKSNELMAHSYSKLYNLPVAGLRFFTVYGPWGRPDMSPMLFARAISKGEPIKVFNNGDMIRDFTYIDDIAEGTIHTLDHVPDAAKCANNVPYKIYNIGCSHPVKLMDFIAEIENAYGEPAKKNFLPMQPGDVYQTNADTTKLETECGYKPHWSLHDGIAEFMKWYKSDKNPLK; this is encoded by the coding sequence ATGAAAATTCTTGTTACAGGTGCAGCTGGTTTTATTGGCTCCAAGCTCATGTTCATGCTCGCGGAACGCGGCGACGAAGTGGTGGGCCTCGACAATATTAACGACTATTACGATGTCCGCCTCAAGTACGGCAGACTCCGCGAAGGCGGCATCGAACAGCCCGGCGACAACTTCGCCTACGGCGCCATGGTGCAAAGCACCAAGTACAAGAATTGCCGATTCGTCAAGATGGGCATCGACGACAAGGAGCCCCTCGACAAGCTCTTTGCCGAAGAAAAGTTCGACAAGGTCGTGAACCTCGCCGCACAGGCAGGCGTACGCTACTCCATAACGAACCCGTATGCCTACCTGCAAAGCAACCTGGTCGGATTCCTGAACATCCTGGAAGCCTGCCGCCACAACCAAGTCAAGTACCTGGTGTTCGCCTCGTCCAGCTCCGTGTACGGCCTCAACAGCAAGGTGCCCTACAGCGAAGACGACAAGGTCGACAATCCGGTGAGCCTGTACGCCGCGAGCAAGAAGAGCAACGAACTCATGGCCCACAGCTACAGCAAACTCTACAACCTGCCTGTCGCGGGCCTGCGGTTCTTTACCGTATACGGTCCGTGGGGACGCCCCGACATGTCGCCCATGCTCTTTGCCCGCGCCATTTCCAAGGGTGAACCCATCAAGGTGTTCAACAACGGAGACATGATCCGCGACTTCACCTACATCGACGACATCGCCGAAGGCACCATCCACACACTGGACCATGTGCCCGATGCCGCCAAGTGCGCCAACAACGTGCCCTACAAGATTTACAACATCGGTTGCAGCCACCCCGTAAAGCTCATGGACTTTATCGCCGAAATCGAAAACGCTTACGGCGAGCCCGCCAAGAAGAACTTCTTGCCCATGCAGCCCGGCGACGTGTACCAGACCAACGCCGATACCACCAAGCTCGAAACCGAGTGCGGCTACAAGCCCCACTGGAGCCTGCACGACGGCATCGCCGAATTCATGAAGTGGTACAAGAGCGACAAAAATCCGCTCAAGTAA
- a CDS encoding Ig-like domain-containing protein produces the protein MGKMFGRFALVGVVSILGISAVQAAVPVSEVVSLPTDAAYGGGDKVGSQLVAATYNAGEGPGIWIVADGGYRLYHNGALLAEDNQAGRVRFVPMTFLPGENAISVVGVNGQGAPGVMVQIDDLDKSYYSGSGWKAKPTVGNNSWKNKGRDLSQWGGATTLNYASNKLPSGAALTGFAANTQAKWIWSGAETDPTAVLLFTFNVKAEGFGANTTGGDAGNIVVASDSATIRKYLQSNDAVTILVPEGTYDFRQMRNAVTEANKQGRTWCRTTCSEKNRVTGKTNKFYRIAFEKNSCASLGESGLEIVKESDNLQAWSNWITTKPNKSLVGMGRGANLRGASIVVRSYEGSGNHIYRNLAIYDVNPHLIEGGDGLETVGSASNHVKKFWADHISYKWISDGMDMEFVDDATISYLDFDGANDFNCWGTDPYMALVEDAHLTYANNYWHNTYGRVPKVTGESNGSQVHLYNQYVDYNRFFIAGANGHSANAKAYVRYENSYIDNGQGYLAEWGDNGYVYFSGVTFGSGTKQQHRYNGTVTQGVPNAATFNPSYSFEKRTVANLPKEIPNLSGVGGRYGKMPEYNQAFGLSNKAATVSMTAPASGAKFEVGATVTLKADAKDSDGSVKSVAFYVGNTLVGSATAAPYQVDASGLEPGVYSAVAVVTDNSGLSQMSSFVTFSVEGTAYPEVVKCGAGSSSQSINLGEPIVDFCYTWSGAETVVPQGFPAGVTTSIDKENRKISISGTPTAAGEFAFTVTATNNDSTFVKSGRIVVTDPNAPESSSSTELESSSGEVIESSSGTTSIAQRINLSTEAETGFYRIFDMQGRPLFAGERKPARMPAARVMVVEYTKNGAVKRRYIQ, from the coding sequence ATGGGAAAAATGTTTGGTCGCTTCGCCTTGGTGGGCGTTGTCTCAATTTTAGGAATTTCTGCAGTGCAGGCCGCTGTTCCGGTGAGCGAAGTGGTGAGTCTGCCGACGGATGCTGCTTATGGCGGCGGCGACAAGGTGGGTTCGCAGCTGGTGGCCGCGACGTACAACGCGGGCGAGGGTCCGGGCATCTGGATTGTGGCCGATGGCGGCTACAGGCTCTACCACAATGGCGCGCTCCTTGCCGAAGACAACCAGGCGGGTCGTGTGCGTTTTGTTCCGATGACCTTCCTCCCTGGCGAGAACGCGATTTCGGTCGTGGGCGTGAACGGCCAGGGTGCTCCCGGTGTCATGGTGCAGATTGATGACCTCGACAAGTCCTACTATTCCGGCAGCGGCTGGAAGGCCAAACCGACCGTCGGCAACAACTCCTGGAAAAACAAGGGCCGCGACCTTAGCCAGTGGGGCGGTGCTACGACTTTGAACTATGCGAGCAACAAGCTCCCGAGCGGGGCGGCCCTTACGGGATTTGCCGCGAATACGCAGGCCAAGTGGATCTGGAGCGGTGCAGAAACCGACCCGACGGCCGTACTGCTTTTCACATTCAACGTGAAGGCCGAAGGTTTCGGCGCCAATACCACCGGCGGCGATGCGGGTAACATCGTGGTGGCAAGCGACTCGGCAACCATCCGCAAGTACCTGCAGAGTAACGATGCCGTGACGATTCTTGTGCCCGAAGGTACTTACGATTTTAGGCAGATGCGCAATGCGGTAACCGAGGCGAACAAGCAGGGGCGTACCTGGTGCCGCACGACATGCAGCGAGAAGAACCGCGTGACGGGCAAGACGAACAAGTTCTACCGCATCGCCTTTGAGAAAAACAGTTGCGCGAGCCTCGGCGAATCCGGACTCGAAATCGTGAAGGAGTCGGATAATCTGCAGGCGTGGAGCAACTGGATTACCACCAAGCCCAACAAGAGTCTTGTGGGCATGGGCCGCGGTGCGAACCTGCGTGGAGCTTCCATCGTGGTGCGTAGTTATGAAGGGTCCGGAAACCACATCTATCGCAACCTCGCCATTTACGACGTAAACCCGCACTTGATCGAGGGCGGCGACGGCCTCGAGACGGTGGGCTCCGCATCGAACCACGTGAAAAAGTTTTGGGCAGACCACATCAGCTACAAATGGATCAGTGACGGCATGGACATGGAATTCGTGGACGACGCCACTATCAGTTACCTGGATTTTGACGGCGCAAACGATTTCAACTGCTGGGGTACCGACCCCTACATGGCACTTGTCGAAGATGCTCATCTGACATACGCGAACAACTACTGGCACAATACTTACGGCCGCGTGCCGAAGGTGACGGGCGAAAGCAACGGTTCGCAGGTGCATCTGTACAACCAGTACGTGGACTACAACCGCTTCTTTATCGCAGGTGCGAACGGCCATAGCGCAAACGCGAAGGCCTACGTGCGCTACGAGAACAGCTATATCGATAATGGCCAGGGCTATCTGGCCGAATGGGGCGACAACGGCTACGTGTACTTTAGCGGAGTCACGTTCGGGAGCGGGACAAAGCAACAGCACCGCTACAACGGTACGGTGACGCAGGGGGTCCCGAATGCGGCGACATTCAACCCGAGCTACAGCTTTGAAAAGCGTACCGTGGCAAATCTCCCGAAAGAAATCCCGAATCTCTCGGGCGTGGGTGGCCGCTACGGCAAGATGCCCGAATACAACCAGGCTTTCGGACTGAGCAACAAGGCGGCGACGGTCTCGATGACTGCCCCTGCGTCGGGTGCGAAGTTCGAAGTGGGTGCGACGGTGACCTTGAAGGCCGACGCGAAGGACAGCGACGGTTCCGTGAAGAGTGTCGCCTTCTATGTGGGCAATACTTTGGTCGGATCTGCGACGGCAGCCCCCTATCAGGTGGACGCGAGCGGGCTTGAACCGGGAGTGTATTCCGCGGTTGCAGTCGTGACGGACAATTCGGGCCTTTCGCAGATGTCTTCGTTCGTGACTTTCTCTGTCGAAGGGACTGCCTATCCTGAAGTCGTGAAGTGCGGAGCCGGTTCCAGCAGCCAGAGCATCAATCTGGGCGAACCGATTGTAGATTTCTGCTACACCTGGAGCGGCGCCGAGACGGTCGTGCCCCAAGGCTTCCCGGCGGGTGTTACGACTAGCATCGACAAGGAAAACCGCAAGATTTCTATCAGCGGCACTCCCACTGCGGCGGGCGAGTTCGCCTTTACCGTCACGGCAACCAACAACGATTCGACCTTTGTCAAGAGCGGCCGCATCGTGGTGACGGACCCGAATGCTCCCGAATCATCTTCGAGTACTGAACTGGAGTCTTCTTCGGGCGAAGTTATTGAATCCAGCAGCGGAACGACTTCGATTGCGCAACGCATAAACCTGTCAACTGAAGCCGAAACGGGTTTCTACCGTATCTTTGATATGCAGGGCCGTCCGCTGTTTGCTGGCGAACGCAAACCGGCAAGGATGCCTGCTGCTCGCGTGATGGTGGTGGAGTATACGAAAAACGGCGCAGTGAAGCGCCGCTACATACAGTAG
- a CDS encoding TIGR02147 family protein yields the protein MNRYLDIYQFTHFRKFLEEYQAVRAKAEPGFTRTEICNLLGLEKSRSYFADVLRGKKVSPRMVQKFIEILELDKKEAKYFETLVELDQAKNETIRNAAMQELLKQHPNPQHILNEDAYEYYSHWYNSALFAILDAMDVGDDMAQVQKRIFPKVPLGKLKDSLALLERLGLARKNENGFWKPTKESISSGPYNNAELIKQYQLQCFELSKQALMTPPKQPTVMSTLTFSISSEAYKKLEAELQEFKAKARRIIGEDQEKADGVYQMNIHLFSNLD from the coding sequence GTGAATCGCTATTTAGACATTTATCAGTTTACTCACTTTCGCAAGTTCCTGGAAGAATACCAGGCGGTCCGCGCCAAAGCGGAGCCGGGCTTTACCCGTACCGAAATTTGCAACCTGCTGGGCCTCGAAAAGAGCCGCAGCTACTTCGCCGATGTTCTCAGGGGCAAGAAAGTCAGCCCCCGCATGGTGCAAAAATTTATCGAAATTCTGGAACTTGACAAGAAAGAGGCCAAGTACTTCGAAACCCTGGTCGAACTCGACCAGGCCAAAAACGAAACGATCCGTAACGCGGCGATGCAGGAGCTCTTGAAGCAGCACCCGAACCCGCAGCATATCTTAAACGAAGACGCCTACGAATACTACAGCCACTGGTACAACAGCGCCCTTTTCGCGATTCTAGACGCAATGGATGTCGGCGACGACATGGCCCAGGTTCAAAAGCGGATTTTTCCGAAGGTGCCACTCGGAAAGCTCAAGGACTCGCTTGCACTCCTGGAGCGCCTCGGACTTGCACGCAAAAACGAGAACGGCTTCTGGAAGCCCACCAAAGAAAGTATCAGCAGCGGCCCCTACAACAACGCCGAACTGATCAAACAATACCAGCTGCAGTGCTTCGAACTTTCGAAACAGGCCCTGATGACGCCACCCAAGCAGCCGACCGTCATGAGCACGCTCACCTTCAGTATCTCGAGCGAGGCGTACAAGAAACTCGAAGCCGAGCTGCAGGAATTCAAGGCGAAGGCGAGACGCATCATCGGCGAAGATCAAGAAAAGGCCGACGGCGTTTACCAGATGAACATCCACCTGTTCTCAAATTTAGACTAG